Part of the Litorilinea aerophila genome is shown below.
GCCCGGGGACGAGCAGGGCCGCAGCCAGGGCGAAGACCGGCGACTGGAAGGGCACCCAGAACCAGGGCAGCTCCTTCAGGCCGCTCCAGAACATGAAGTCTGGCAGCTTCCCGCCCGAGGCCTGCAGCTTCAGGTACATGGCAAAGCCATAGGCCCCCAGCCCGAAGAAGAGGCCCTGCCCCAGGCTCAACATGCCGCCATAGCCCCAGATCAGGTCCAGGCCCAGGGCGATGATGGCGAAGGTCAGAAATTTGCCCAGCTGAATTAAGCGGAAGTCCGACAGGAACAGCGGGGCCGCCAACAGGACCAGCATCAGGACCGTGAAGCTACCCCACTGGCCGATCAACCGTGCCAGTTTCTTCTTGTCCATGTGCCAATGCTCCTTTGCATGTGTTAACGGGTCTGCAGCGCGGCCAGGCCCGAAGGCTTCCACTGTAAAAAGACGATGACGGCCAGCAGCACCAGCACCTTGCCCACTGTGGCCGTGGTGCCCAGCTCCAGCACCGTGTTAGTCACGCCGATGGCCGTGGCCGCCAGGATGGTGCCCGGCAGGCTGCCGACCCCACCCAGGACCACCACCATGAAGGCGTCCACAATGTAGAAGGTCCCCAGGGACGGGCCGATGGGGCCGATGAGGGTGAGCGCACAGCCGGCCACCCCGGCCAGCCCTGTGCCCAGGGCAAAGGTGGTGGCATCCACCCAGCGGGAGCGCACCCCCAGACAGGAGGCCATCTCCCGGTTCTGCATGACGGCCCGCAGTCGCCGGCCCTGGCTGGTGCGGTACAGATAGAGGTACATGGCAACCACGACCAGGAGGACCAGGCCGATGATGAAGATGCGCTTGTACGGGAGGAGGAAGCCGGCCCCGATATCGGCGCCGCCGTTCAGCCAGGCCGGACTGACCACGTTGACATTGGGC
Proteins encoded:
- the urtB gene encoding urea ABC transporter permease subunit UrtB; the encoded protein is MDALILQAFNGISLGSILLLVSLGLAFAFGLMNVINMAHGEFIMVGAYVAYVFQLLLAPAMGGVEAGLWFLAAIPAAFLVAALLGGLMETTLVRHLYGRPLDTLLATWGVGLILQQAARSIFGAPNVNVVSPAWLNGGADIGAGFLLPYKRIFIIGLVLLVVVAMYLYLYRTSQGRRLRAVMQNREMASCLGVRSRWVDATTFALGTGLAGVAGCALTLIGPIGPSLGTFYIVDAFMVVVLGGVGSLPGTILAATAIGVTNTVLELGTTATVGKVLVLLAVIVFLQWKPSGLAALQTR